One genomic region from Epinephelus moara isolate mb chromosome 8, YSFRI_EMoa_1.0, whole genome shotgun sequence encodes:
- the LOC126394357 gene encoding selenocysteine insertion sequence-binding protein 2-like yields the protein MDKESKLSSAVQSHDNKHPRRQGKEPAETHMMMFPNPYVSYQSLRGSRSSGQSAKQSPSNGVTAGRGDVSRSHGYSSSRRVRDTTDDFLQRDRFTRDPQAKTSKGSSGSLVQGGVMGKILLDSQKKGFRGARSAPNSAGKSKPAQEDLIPFEVKMTDFPELAGGSLGRAGPPLVQKECWGPTQTQASASSWRSVSRGSPTQPDPQQAASNAKSDSSTASPGRSVVTSWANVASQPPKKPVPKEKTISSNHMQAEEMAAQQDEGAPGKKKRKKKKKKAKGAGEDAEAESEEPVLYQEPPKFEDEEEFPGLTPAVTVTDRLITSSYAAKLCNQENQREGVQHQSADQTKDKSTAAKSQPAEAAKKGQKAEKVSGKKSKAPVQLDIGNMLAALEKKQSQKAKQDAKPVILSVGGGLPVVQKQPLVQKKPPWQQDKIAHNPLDSTSPLVKKGKQREVPKAKKPTPLKKVILKEREERKQRRLLEERGLLPEDEFKPADDDAEEEEEQCDTNTAAPDEVGSPTEELDDESEFNGTNEIVKEGDEEADKDENIEQEITLPVPCPASRPKIHSRKFRDYCSQMLSKDVDECVKALLKELVRFQDRLYQKDPMKARMKRRIVMGLREVLKHLKLRKVKCVVISPNCERIQSKGGLDEALYTIIDTCREQGVPFVFALSRKALGRCLNKAVPVSLVGIFNYDGAQDFYHKMIELSSEARRAYEEMVSSLEQIGPAEAEEEGNTEEELQISSLAEEAHPEPDATQPEEPEYIKIWKQMLEKDCNHKFLNFEEQLSSMRLDSECTENTDEDEKS from the exons ATGGACAAG GAGAGCAAACTGTCATCTGCTGTCCAGTCTCATGACAACAAACATCCGAGGAGGCAGGGAAAGGAGCCTGCTGAAACACACATGATGATGTTCCCAAATCCTTATGTGTCCTACCAGAGTTTAAGAGG GAGCCGATCATCAGGTCAGAGCGCAAAGCAGAGTCCATCAAATGGAGTGACAGCAGGAAGAGGAGATGTGTCAAGGAGTCATGGCTACAGCAGCAGCCGTCGTGTTAGAGACACCACTGATGATTTTCTGCAGAGAGACAGGTTTACACGGGATCCGCAAGCAAAg ACATCAAAAGGAAGCAGTGGCTCTCTGGTGCAAGGGGGAGTCATGGGCAAAATCTTACTGGATTCACAGAAAAAAG GTTTTAGAGGTGCCAGATCTGCCCCGAACTCTGCAGGCAAGTCAAAACCAGCACAGGAAGACTTGATCCCGTTTGAAGTGAAGATGACTGATTTCCCGGAGCTGGCTGGTGGTTCCCTGGGCAGAGCTGGTCCTCCTCTTGTTCAGAAGGAGTGTTGGGGTCCAACTCAAACGCAAGCATCAGCATCTTCCTGGAGG TCTGTCAGCAGAGGATCCCCAACACAGCCTGACCCCCAACAAGCTGCCAGTAACGCTAAGTCAGATTCCTCCACTGCTTCACCAG GTCGGTCGGTGGTTACTTCCTGGGCTAATGTTGCCTCCCAGCCTCCAAAGAAACCTGTCCCGAAAGAGAAGACAATCAGCAGCAACCACATGCAG GCGGAGGAAATGGCAGCTCAGCAGGACGAGGGAGCTCCAGGGAAGAAAAAacgaaagaaaaagaagaagaaggctaAAGGTGCTGGCGAGGATGCAGAAGCTGAGTCAGAGGAGCCAGTACTTTACCAGGAGCCTCCAAAATTTGAG GATGAAGAAGAGTTTCCAGGCTTGACTCCTGCTGTGACTGTGACTGATAGATTGATAACAAGCAGCTATGCAGCAAAACTATGCAATCAG gaAAACCAAAGAGAAGGTGTGCAGCATCAGTCTGCCGACCAAACCAAGGACAAATCAACTGCTGCAAAATCTCAGCCTGCAGAGGCAGCGAAAAAAGGACAG aaagctGAAAAGGTATCTGGGAAGAAGAGCAAAGCTCCTGTTCAGCTGGACATCGGAAACATGTTGGCTGCCCTGGAAAAGAAGCAGTCTCAAAAAGCCAAGCAGGACGCCAAGCCAGTCATTCTCTCAG TTGGTGGAGGACTACCTGTTGTCCAGAAGCAGCCATTAGTCCAGAAGAAGCCTCCCTGGCAGCAGGATAAAATTGCTCACAACCCCCTGGACTCCACCAGCCCTTTGGTGAAGAAAGGCAAGCAGAGAGAGGTACCCAAAGCCAAGAAACCCACTCCTCTCAAGAAG GTCATTCTGAaagaaagggaggagaggaaacagagacgtctgctggaggagagagggctGCTGCCTGAAGATGAGTTCAAACctgctgatgatgatgcagaagaagaagaagagcagtgtGACACAAATACTGCAG CCCCAGATGAGGTTGGAAGTCCCACAGAGGAACTTGATGATGAGTCAGAATTTAATGGCACAAACGAGATCGTGAAAGAGGGAGATGAGGAGGCAGACAAAGACGAGAACATAGAGCAAGAAATCACCTTGCCTGTGCCCTGCCCAGCCAGTCGACCCAAAATCCACAGCAGAAAGTTCAGAGA CTATTGCAGCCAGATGCTGAGCAAAGACGTGGACGAGTGTGTAAAGGCTCTGCTGAAGGAGCTGGTCCGTTTTCAGGACCGCCTGTATCAGAAGGACCCCATGAAGGCGCGCATGAAAAGACGCATTGTGATGGGGCTCAGAGAGGTCCTGAAGCACCTCAAACTCAGGAAAGTCAAGTGTGTCGTCATCTCACCCAACTGTGAACGCATCCAGTCCAAAG GAGGCCTGGATGAGGCTCTATACACCATCATCGACACATGTCGTGAGCAGGGGGTGCCGTTCGTGTTTGCCCTCTCCAGGAAAGCTTTGGGTCGCTGTCTCAACAAGGCAGTGCCAGTCAGCCTGGTGGGCATCTTCAACTATGATGGTGCACAG GACTTCTATCATAAGATGATCGAGTTGTCCTCTGAGGCCAGGAGAGCCTATGAGGAGATGGTGTCGAGCCTGGAGCAGATAGGCCCGgcggaggcagaggaggaggggaacactgaggaggagctgcagatCAGTAGCCTGGCTGAGGAGGCTCATCCCGAACCTGACGCCACACAGCCAGAGGAACCAGAGTACA TTAAAATTTGGAAGCAAATGTTGGAGAAGGATTGCAACCACAAATTTCTGAACTTTGAGGAGCAGCTGAGCTCCATGCGCTTGGACAGTGAATGTACTGAAAACACTGATGAAGATGAGAAGAGTTGA
- the prlrb gene encoding prolactin receptor b, translated as MRRHFGLALLLLLSAAVESNSMSPPGKPVLLGCRSPEKETFTCWWEPGSDGGLPTTHRLYYDRERLEGTYECPDYRSAGRNSCFFDKNHTSIWVDYYLTVVASNIVGNATSDTFKMDVMEIVKPYAPENVTLQVEEREDSPCLHVRWEPPYNTDTKSGWVTIKYELRIKQGNNKWKEYRSGTQTYFSLYGVSPGAVYTVQVHCRLDHGAWSEWSNTTYVKIPNYLHNDRLFWIMVSVLSAVPVITAVCILVIKRKHVKQFVLPPVPGPKIRGVDVQLLKSRGSEDVDSVLINNPSFPPMVAWKDQMEEYLIVTDNDDGLSSHSQQRKRSLIIPAGFLLDTEIYCKESTLAGERKNETENTIKPFTNSGYVDIQRHVENLQGVDVKQVDYSRVKEVNSDNVLILKKENTEAAQRQEEDIPEDYSRVKEVDSDNMILLQTQSPSVDTSCGEKGNHYTDFALQRQRKPHVCTELIDSGYVDTIPTPPLM; from the exons ATGAGGAGACATTTTGGGTTGGCACTGCTCTTGCTGCTGTCAGCAGCTGTGGAGTCCAACA GCATGTCTCCACCGGGGAAACCAGTCCTGCTCGGCTGCAGGTCCCCTGAGAAGGAGACGTTCACCTGCTGGTGGGAGCCAGGCTCCGACGGAGGGCTGCCGACCACACACCGCCTGTATTATGATAGAGAAAG ATTGGAGGGAACGTACGAGTGTCCGGACTATCGGTCAGCAGGGAGGAACTCCTGTTTCTTTGACAAGAACCACACCTCCATCTGGGTTGACTACTACCTGACGGTGGTGGCTTCCAACATCGTCGGGAATGCCACTTCAGACACCTTTAAGATGGACGTGATGGAAATAG TGAAACCATACGCTCCTGAGAACGTGACTCTGcaggtggaggagagagaggacagcCCATGTCTCCATGTCAGATGGGAGCCTCCCTATAACACAGACACCAAGTCCGGCTGGGTCACCATTAAATATGAATTAAGAATCAAACAAGGAAACAACAAGTGGAAG gaGTACAGGTCAGGCACACAAACGTACTTCAGCCTGTACGGTGTCAGTCCTGGGGCGGTGTACACAGTTCAGGTGCACTGTAGACTGGACCACGGTGCCTGGAGCGAGTGGAGCAACACCACCTATGTGAAAATCCCCAACT atcttCATAATGACAGACTGTTTTGGATAATGGTTTCTGTCCTGTCTGCAGTTCCAGTTATAACAGCAGTGTGCATCCTGGTCATAAAGAGGAAACA TGTGAAGCAGTTTGTTCTGCCCCCTGTTCCTGGTCCAAAGATAAGAGGAGTTGATGTCCAACTTCTCAAG AGTAGGGGATCTGAAGATGTCGACAGTGTCCTGATCAACAACCCAAGCTTTCCTCCTATGGTGGCCTGGAAGGACCAGATGGAGGAGTACCTTATCGTGACGGACAATGATGACGGGCTTTCCTCCCATTCTCAACAAAGGAAGAGAAGCCTGATTATTCCTGCTGGCTTCCTCTTAGACACAGAAATCTATTGTAAGGAGTCAACGCTGGCTGGGGAGAGAAagaatgaaacagaaaacacCATCAAACCCTTCACAAACAGTGGTTATGTGGATATTCAGAGACATGTGGAGAATTTACAGGGGGTGGATGTGAAACAGGTGGACTACAGCAGAGTCAAAGAGGTGAACAGTGACAATGTTCTCATCCtcaagaaagaaaacacagaggcTGCTCAGAGACAAGAGGAAGACATACCAGAGGACTACAGCCGGGTGAAAGAGGTGGACAGTGACAATATGATCCTCCTGCAGACACAAAGTCCATCAGTAGACACTTCCTGTGGAGAGAAGGGAAACCACTACACAGACTTTGCCCTTCAGAGGCAAAGAAAACCTCATGTGTGCACAGAACTCATCGACAGCGGATATGTCGATACCATCCCTACACCACCTTTAATGTAG
- the LOC126395003 gene encoding uncharacterized protein LOC126395003 isoform X1 — protein sequence MNDFESRVAEQVRRYKHLYDPSFRDRSFIQMASDSWREIAATLGKDEASCRRVWKSTRDCFVKAKKRRARLKGEGRAAVPRILVELGWLSQFVKHRELENNSDFERLIKAEAGGWRSETSARGEENLELNGDAQKTLEDTKRLVPPISSSSPGNFSSSYLAPLSGPSSVETTSSSSPSPLRESPSRVGDAHAARLELLEQERHKSMQQDNADSRFAEVIKDMLANIHPKHKADVKFKVYQLLFEAERDFPKHS from the exons ATGAACGACTTCGAGAGTCGCGTGGCCGAACAGGTTCGCCGGTACAAACACCTGTACGACCCCTCGTTCAGAGATCGCAGCTTCATCCAGATGGCCTCTGACTCGTGGAGGGAGATCGCAGCCACCCTGGGGAAGGACGAGGCATCCTGTCGTAGGGTGTGGAAGAGCACCAGAGACTGCTTCGTCAAAGCCAAGAAACGGAGGGCTCGTTTAAAGGGCGAGGGACGCGCAGCCGTGCCGCGGATCCTGGTGGAGCTCGGCTGGCTGTCTCAGTTCGTTAAACACCGAGAGCTGGAAAATAATTCCGACTTCGAG cgtttaatcaaggcggaggctggcggctggaggtccgagacttcagcgaggggagag GAAAACTTGGAACTCAACGGTGATGCCCAAAAGACACtagaagacacaaaaagacttgTTCCCCCCATATCTTCATCATCACCGGGTAACTTCTCTTCATCATACTTAGCACCGCTCTCTGGACCATCCTCGGTAGAGACGACGTCCTCCAGCAGCCCGTCACCCTTGCGTGAATCACCATCACGAGTCGGTGATGCCCATGCTGCCAGACTGGAGCTCCTGGAACAAGAGAGACATAAATCAATGCAACAGGACAATGCAGACTCGCGGTTTGCTGAAGTCATCAAGGACATGCTGGCTAATATCCACCCAAAGCATAAAGCAGATGTTAAATTTAAAGTATACCAGCTGCTATTTGAGGCGGAGAGGGATTTCCCGAAACACTCATGA
- the LOC126395003 gene encoding uncharacterized protein LOC126395003 isoform X2, which produces MNDFESRVAEQVRRYKHLYDPSFRDRSFIQMASDSWREIAATLGKDEASCRRVWKSTRDCFVKAKKRRARLKGEGRAAVPRILVELGWLSQFVKHRELENNSDFEENLELNGDAQKTLEDTKRLVPPISSSSPGNFSSSYLAPLSGPSSVETTSSSSPSPLRESPSRVGDAHAARLELLEQERHKSMQQDNADSRFAEVIKDMLANIHPKHKADVKFKVYQLLFEAERDFPKHS; this is translated from the exons ATGAACGACTTCGAGAGTCGCGTGGCCGAACAGGTTCGCCGGTACAAACACCTGTACGACCCCTCGTTCAGAGATCGCAGCTTCATCCAGATGGCCTCTGACTCGTGGAGGGAGATCGCAGCCACCCTGGGGAAGGACGAGGCATCCTGTCGTAGGGTGTGGAAGAGCACCAGAGACTGCTTCGTCAAAGCCAAGAAACGGAGGGCTCGTTTAAAGGGCGAGGGACGCGCAGCCGTGCCGCGGATCCTGGTGGAGCTCGGCTGGCTGTCTCAGTTCGTTAAACACCGAGAGCTGGAAAATAATTCCGACTTCGAG GAAAACTTGGAACTCAACGGTGATGCCCAAAAGACACtagaagacacaaaaagacttgTTCCCCCCATATCTTCATCATCACCGGGTAACTTCTCTTCATCATACTTAGCACCGCTCTCTGGACCATCCTCGGTAGAGACGACGTCCTCCAGCAGCCCGTCACCCTTGCGTGAATCACCATCACGAGTCGGTGATGCCCATGCTGCCAGACTGGAGCTCCTGGAACAAGAGAGACATAAATCAATGCAACAGGACAATGCAGACTCGCGGTTTGCTGAAGTCATCAAGGACATGCTGGCTAATATCCACCCAAAGCATAAAGCAGATGTTAAATTTAAAGTATACCAGCTGCTATTTGAGGCGGAGAGGGATTTCCCGAAACACTCATGA